One genomic window of Actinoalloteichus hoggarensis includes the following:
- a CDS encoding discoidin domain-containing protein, whose protein sequence is MESGALGRAETDRAQPPVPGENLALGRPTTASSFQETGDGAPYLPHLATDGDLGTRWASDWSDPQWLRVDLGESREIRHVQLVWETAYGREYRIEVSEDGTSWTTLHTTTTGDGGVDGIDVEGTGRFVRLTGTGRGGEWGYALYELGVYS, encoded by the coding sequence GTGGAATCGGGCGCCCTGGGGCGGGCCGAGACGGATCGCGCGCAGCCGCCGGTGCCGGGCGAGAACCTCGCGCTGGGCAGGCCGACGACCGCGTCCTCCTTTCAGGAGACCGGGGACGGCGCCCCGTACCTCCCGCACCTGGCCACCGACGGCGATCTCGGGACGCGGTGGGCGAGCGACTGGAGCGATCCGCAGTGGTTGCGGGTCGACCTCGGCGAGTCCCGCGAGATCCGACACGTCCAGCTGGTCTGGGAGACCGCCTACGGACGCGAGTACCGGATCGAGGTGTCCGAGGACGGGACGTCGTGGACCACCCTGCACACGACGACGACCGGCGACGGCGGCGTGGACGGCATCGACGTCGAGGGCACCGGACGTTTCGTCCGGCTGACCGGCACCGGCCGCGGCGGCGAGTGGGGTTACGCCCTCTACGAGCTGGGCGTGTACTCGTGA
- a CDS encoding SDR family NAD(P)-dependent oxidoreductase, with protein MTRTWFITGTSSGFGLLLTRRLLERGDRVAATLRRPEALDGLRAEHGDRLWVRRLDVTDVEEVRAVVDAAFAELGTIDVVVNNAGYAVFAAVEEASDDQIREVIDTNLIGSISVTRAALPHLRAQRSGRFLQISTAGGQTAYPNFGYYHAAKWGIEASVRRSRRRSRRSASA; from the coding sequence ATGACCAGGACCTGGTTCATTACCGGAACGTCCTCGGGCTTCGGCCTGCTGCTCACTCGGCGACTGCTGGAGCGCGGCGACCGAGTGGCGGCGACGCTGCGCCGTCCCGAGGCGCTCGACGGACTCCGTGCCGAACACGGCGACCGACTGTGGGTGCGCAGGCTCGACGTGACCGACGTCGAGGAGGTGCGTGCCGTCGTGGACGCGGCGTTCGCCGAACTCGGCACCATCGACGTGGTGGTCAACAACGCGGGCTATGCCGTGTTCGCCGCGGTGGAGGAGGCCTCCGACGATCAGATCCGTGAGGTGATCGACACCAATCTGATCGGGTCGATCTCCGTCACGCGGGCCGCGCTGCCGCATCTGCGCGCGCAGCGGAGCGGGCGTTTCCTGCAGATCTCCACGGCGGGCGGGCAGACGGCCTACCCGAACTTCGGCTACTACCATGCGGCGAAGTGGGGCATCGAGGCTTCTGTCAGACGGTCGCGCAGGAGATCGCGCCGTTCGGCATCGGCATGA
- a CDS encoding OsmC family peroxiredoxin, translating into MPVRTARTAWNGTLEQGAGQVELSSSGVATFDVSFPKRAAEKAEGTTSPEELIAAAHSSCYAMQLSALIAAAGGTPQSLEVKADVTLGPDPAGGFLISGIALTVRGEVEGLDAAGFAKVAADAKEGCPVSKALSGTTITLDAALD; encoded by the coding sequence ATGCCGGTTCGCACCGCAAGGACGGCCTGGAACGGAACGCTGGAGCAGGGCGCGGGACAGGTCGAGCTCAGCAGCAGCGGAGTCGCCACCTTCGACGTCAGCTTCCCGAAGCGCGCGGCGGAGAAGGCCGAGGGCACCACGAGCCCGGAGGAGTTGATCGCGGCGGCGCATTCCTCCTGTTACGCGATGCAGCTCTCCGCGCTCATCGCGGCGGCGGGCGGCACGCCGCAGTCGCTGGAGGTCAAGGCCGACGTGACGTTGGGACCCGACCCGGCGGGCGGCTTCCTGATCTCGGGTATCGCGCTGACCGTCCGCGGCGAGGTCGAGGGCTTGGACGCGGCGGGCTTCGCGAAGGTCGCCGCCGACGCGAAGGAAGGCTGCCCGGTGAGCAAGGCGCTGAGCGGCACGACGATCACCCTCGACGCCGCGCTCGACTGA
- a CDS encoding alpha/beta hydrolase, with product MSGRQWSRRTVFKAAGGMTAAMALGGVALTATAPAAAAQDGFGLRVVDSDVNAGRMQYYRFATEAIGWDPGVNVLLPDDYHTSGRTYPVLYLLHGGAEDFISFDRKNIRGLTAGRPIIVVMPDGGAAGWYSNPVSSNVGPRNWEHFHFEQLRPWIEANFRTFAEYDGRALAGFSMGGFGALKYAAKYFGHFASVSSHSGPASLRGSGDLVVHWANLSSAAVELGGGTVYGVPWDQARVSADNPVERVESYRHKRVFLVAGTSPNPVDWFDTINEVQVLNTQREFRGALDRAGIPHESHEVPGGHFFREDMFLRDLDGIIGRLRKA from the coding sequence TTGAGCGGACGACAGTGGAGTCGGCGAACGGTCTTCAAGGCCGCAGGGGGAATGACCGCGGCGATGGCGCTCGGGGGTGTCGCGCTCACGGCGACGGCTCCGGCCGCCGCCGCGCAGGACGGATTCGGTCTGCGCGTCGTGGACAGCGACGTCAACGCCGGTCGCATGCAGTACTACCGCTTCGCGACCGAGGCCATCGGCTGGGACCCCGGCGTCAACGTCCTGCTGCCGGACGACTATCACACCAGCGGACGGACCTACCCCGTCCTGTATCTGCTCCACGGCGGAGCGGAGGACTTCATCAGCTTCGACCGGAAGAACATCCGGGGGCTCACGGCGGGCAGGCCGATCATCGTCGTGATGCCCGACGGCGGCGCGGCCGGCTGGTACTCCAATCCGGTCAGCTCCAACGTCGGGCCTCGAAACTGGGAGCACTTCCACTTCGAGCAGCTGCGCCCGTGGATCGAGGCGAACTTCCGGACGTTCGCCGAGTACGACGGCCGGGCCCTCGCCGGCTTCTCGATGGGCGGCTTCGGGGCGTTGAAGTACGCGGCGAAGTACTTCGGCCACTTCGCCTCGGTGAGCTCGCATTCCGGACCGGCCAGTCTCCGCGGTTCCGGGGACCTCGTGGTGCACTGGGCGAACCTGTCCTCGGCCGCGGTGGAGCTGGGCGGCGGCACGGTCTACGGCGTGCCCTGGGATCAGGCCAGGGTCAGCGCCGACAACCCCGTCGAGCGCGTCGAGAGCTACCGCCACAAGCGCGTCTTCCTGGTGGCGGGCACCAGCCCCAACCCCGTCGACTGGTTCGACACGATCAACGAGGTCCAGGTGCTCAACACTCAACGGGAGTTCCGGGGTGCCCTGGACCGAGCGGGCATTCCCCACGAGTCGCACGAGGTGCCGGGCGGACACTTCTTCCGCGAGGACATGTTCCTCCGGGATCTCGACGGCATCATCGGCAGGCTTCGGAAAGCCTGA
- a CDS encoding TetR/AcrR family transcriptional regulator: MDPRVVRTRASLQQALLDLARERPLDEVTIGDVTARAGVNRSSFYQHYADKETLLADALEEALHDVSTQLPEVPIAAGTPTMPAELNTYLEHIAANAAVYRRVLGEHGSTVITARLRRRVELIVRDAVGTKGSPAYPDLPVDVVASGIAGSALGVITAWIGRDPLPPPDVAADWLWRVILGIGAWWQPGALDPRTASE; this comes from the coding sequence ATGGACCCCCGCGTAGTCCGCACTCGCGCGAGCCTCCAGCAGGCCCTGCTGGACCTCGCTCGTGAGCGACCGCTCGACGAGGTCACGATCGGCGACGTCACGGCACGCGCCGGGGTGAACCGCAGCAGCTTCTACCAGCACTACGCGGACAAGGAGACGCTGCTGGCCGATGCGCTGGAGGAGGCGCTGCACGACGTCTCCACGCAGCTCCCGGAGGTGCCGATCGCCGCGGGCACGCCGACCATGCCCGCGGAGCTCAACACCTATCTCGAGCACATCGCGGCCAACGCGGCCGTCTACCGGCGTGTCCTGGGCGAGCACGGCTCGACGGTGATCACCGCACGACTGCGGAGGCGGGTCGAGCTGATCGTGCGCGACGCGGTCGGCACGAAGGGCTCCCCCGCCTACCCGGACCTGCCGGTCGACGTCGTCGCCTCCGGCATCGCGGGCAGCGCGCTCGGGGTGATCACCGCCTGGATCGGCCGCGACCCGCTGCCGCCGCCCGACGTCGCGGCCGACTGGCTGTGGCGGGTCATCCTCGGCATCGGCGCCTGGTGGCAGCCCGGCGCGCTCGACCCGCGGACCGCGTCGGAGTGA
- a CDS encoding MerR family transcriptional regulator yields MTAAPEITLTIGAVSALTGLSTHALRFYEQEGLFVDPVRRNSAGRRLFTEREVGWLRVCIRLRSSGMALPDIRRYAELVREGAGTEAARLQLLRDHEAKVTRQLAELQESLDVIRFKVTLYEEHLAAGSADSLWRDGPSCTPAGSAADGPGTTLDGPAAASTAPAGRPGG; encoded by the coding sequence ATGACCGCTGCTCCCGAGATCACGCTGACCATCGGTGCGGTCAGCGCGCTGACCGGCCTGTCGACGCACGCGCTGCGGTTCTACGAGCAGGAAGGTCTCTTCGTGGACCCGGTGCGGCGCAACTCCGCGGGTCGCCGCCTCTTCACCGAGCGGGAGGTCGGCTGGCTGCGGGTCTGCATCCGGCTGCGCTCCTCCGGGATGGCGCTGCCCGACATCCGCCGCTACGCCGAGCTGGTGCGCGAGGGTGCGGGCACCGAGGCCGCCCGGCTCCAGCTGCTCCGCGATCACGAGGCCAAGGTCACCCGGCAGCTGGCCGAGCTTCAGGAGTCGCTCGACGTCATTCGTTTCAAGGTGACGCTGTACGAGGAGCATCTGGCCGCCGGGTCGGCCGACTCCCTATGGCGCGACGGCCCGTCCTGCACGCCCGCCGGATCGGCGGCGGACGGCCCGGGAACGACGCTGGACGGCCCGGCGGCGGCGAGCACGGCCCCGGCCGGTCGCCCCGGCGGATGA
- a CDS encoding MMPL family transporter, with protein MANLLYRLGRLSARRAWAVIAAWILVLAAAGGAFLALGGSLASNFSIPGTETERVNDRLTEQFPELTGATATVVFAADGDEFGSAERAEIEGLLDRVGEVDGVTAVTSPFETEAQRAEAEEQVTGGRELIDGARAELDAAAEELTNGQTQLDAAIAQAQDAGVYEQAAPEFEAQQAQLDAGREQLDAGLAEIEAQEAELEHGSALVEFASSIGTVSEDGRTAIATIAFEETLFELPDSVKAAVADVLEAGDIAGVDIDWSATITASVEGILGPGEIIGVVVAGLVLLIMMRALLPAMTPLVSSLVGVGVGVAASLSFSGLVPMASITPVLGVMLGLAVGIDYALFILNRHRKQLLAGMDVDESIGLANGTAGNAVVFAGSTVIVALVALGVTGIPFLTTMGVVGAACVLIAVLVSITLTPALLGLLGTRALGRRARATIGADEHAATQATPMRTGRALGAVAVAVIGLLVLAIPALSMRLGLPEGSSEAPDTTQYQAFKAVESEFGPGMNGPLLVVAETSEAVDDTEVTATQAGIAAELMEQDDVSAVAPIVVSDERNVFLFQVVPVEGPSSVSTEDLVRDLRSLTPLAGDVSLGVAGQASGNIDVSEMLAEALPIYLVVVVGLSLVIMVLVFRSLLVPLIATAGYVLSLFAALGAVTAIYQWGWLSDLFDVHEPGPVLSFGPIIIMGVLFGLAMDYQLFLVSGMREAHVHGMPARAAVVQGLRQGRAVVTAAAIIMISVFGGFVFSHLGMVRPLGFGLAIGVLFDAFVVRMVLVPALMHLLGEKAWWLPRWLDRIMPDVDVEGASLERAHPVSGAASTRQVEEPSRS; from the coding sequence GTGGCCAACCTCCTGTACCGGCTGGGGCGGCTCTCCGCGCGACGTGCGTGGGCCGTCATCGCCGCGTGGATACTCGTGCTCGCGGCGGCGGGAGGTGCCTTTCTCGCTCTCGGCGGCTCCCTGGCCTCGAACTTCTCGATCCCCGGCACGGAGACCGAGCGAGTCAACGACCGTCTGACCGAGCAGTTCCCCGAGCTGACCGGCGCCACCGCCACGGTGGTCTTCGCCGCCGACGGCGACGAGTTCGGCTCCGCCGAGCGAGCCGAGATCGAGGGTCTCCTCGACCGGGTCGGCGAGGTCGACGGAGTGACGGCCGTGACCAGTCCCTTCGAGACCGAGGCGCAACGCGCCGAAGCCGAGGAGCAGGTCACGGGCGGCAGAGAGCTGATCGACGGCGCGCGCGCCGAACTCGACGCCGCCGCCGAAGAGCTGACGAACGGCCAGACGCAGCTCGACGCCGCGATCGCCCAGGCGCAGGACGCGGGCGTCTACGAGCAGGCCGCCCCGGAGTTCGAGGCCCAGCAGGCACAGCTGGACGCGGGCCGGGAGCAGCTGGACGCCGGACTCGCCGAGATCGAGGCGCAGGAGGCGGAACTCGAACACGGCAGCGCGCTCGTGGAGTTCGCCTCCTCGATCGGCACGGTCTCGGAGGACGGCCGGACCGCCATCGCCACCATCGCCTTCGAGGAGACGTTGTTCGAGCTGCCCGACAGCGTCAAGGCCGCGGTGGCCGACGTCCTGGAGGCGGGTGACATCGCGGGCGTCGACATCGACTGGTCGGCCACCATCACCGCCTCCGTCGAGGGCATCCTCGGCCCGGGCGAGATCATCGGCGTCGTCGTGGCGGGCCTGGTCCTGCTGATCATGATGCGTGCCCTCCTCCCGGCGATGACCCCGCTGGTCAGCTCGCTCGTCGGCGTCGGCGTGGGCGTCGCCGCCTCCCTCTCCTTCTCCGGCCTCGTGCCGATGGCCTCCATCACCCCGGTGCTCGGTGTGATGCTGGGTCTGGCGGTCGGCATCGACTACGCGCTGTTCATCCTCAACCGCCACCGCAAGCAGCTGCTGGCGGGCATGGACGTGGACGAGTCGATCGGCCTGGCCAACGGCACCGCGGGCAACGCGGTCGTGTTCGCGGGCAGCACCGTGATCGTCGCGCTCGTCGCCCTCGGCGTCACCGGGATCCCCTTCCTCACCACGATGGGCGTCGTCGGCGCGGCCTGTGTCCTGATCGCCGTCCTCGTCTCGATCACCCTCACTCCCGCGCTGCTCGGCCTGCTCGGCACCCGCGCGCTCGGCCGCAGGGCCCGCGCGACGATCGGGGCCGACGAGCACGCCGCGACCCAGGCCACGCCCATGCGCACCGGCCGCGCCCTCGGGGCCGTCGCCGTGGCCGTCATCGGTCTGCTCGTCCTCGCGATCCCCGCGCTCTCGATGCGTCTCGGCCTGCCGGAAGGCTCCTCCGAAGCGCCGGACACCACGCAGTACCAGGCGTTCAAGGCCGTCGAGTCGGAGTTCGGTCCCGGCATGAACGGTCCGCTGCTGGTGGTCGCCGAGACCTCGGAAGCGGTGGACGACACCGAGGTGACCGCGACGCAGGCGGGCATCGCCGCGGAGCTGATGGAACAGGACGACGTCTCCGCCGTGGCGCCCATCGTCGTCTCCGACGAGCGGAACGTCTTCCTCTTCCAGGTGGTGCCCGTGGAGGGCCCGTCCAGCGTCTCCACCGAGGACCTCGTCCGTGACCTCCGATCGCTGACACCCCTCGCGGGCGACGTGAGCCTGGGAGTGGCGGGTCAGGCCTCCGGCAACATCGACGTCTCCGAGATGCTCGCGGAGGCGCTGCCCATCTACCTGGTCGTCGTCGTCGGCCTGTCGCTGGTGATCATGGTGCTGGTGTTCCGCTCACTGCTGGTGCCGCTGATCGCCACCGCGGGCTACGTCCTGTCGCTGTTCGCCGCGCTGGGCGCGGTCACGGCCATCTACCAGTGGGGCTGGCTGTCGGACCTCTTCGACGTCCACGAACCGGGCCCGGTGCTGAGCTTCGGCCCGATCATCATCATGGGCGTCCTGTTCGGCCTGGCCATGGACTACCAGCTCTTCCTGGTGTCGGGCATGCGCGAGGCACACGTCCACGGCATGCCCGCGAGGGCCGCGGTGGTCCAGGGACTCCGACAGGGCCGGGCGGTGGTCACGGCGGCGGCGATCATCATGATCTCGGTGTTCGGCGGCTTCGTCTTCAGCCACCTCGGCATGGTCCGTCCCCTCGGCTTCGGCCTGGCGATCGGCGTGCTCTTCGACGCCTTCGTGGTCCGGATGGTCCTGGTACCCGCGCTGATGCACCTCCTCGGCGAGAAGGCCTGGTGGCTGCCGAGGTGGCTCGACCGGATCATGCCCGACGTCGACGTCGAGGGCGCCTCGCTGGAGCGGGCGCACCCGGTGAGCGGGGCCGCGTCGACCAGGCAGGTCGAGGAGCCGTCGAGGTCCTGA
- a CDS encoding sensor histidine kinase: MIRRLGPRGLRARLVLAFVLVTVLGAAAASWSSAGSASAALLDSTERRLVETVTNRIEEIAPQIGYPPDREELDRLRLGVGADAVVTYAELTAANGTRLGLIDDAFRAAVGGGNRLVTRRVVVDGRPWLLIGTPVLTTAPDGGRTPSGVEVYAVHDLADVQERIDGLAWSAVGTAAWALPPAVLLALLASAGVLRPVRELRDTAERLAAGDLGARSPPQGADELAELTMTINAMAAAVETSMTAMRRMQADARRFAADVSHELRTPLSTLTAVLEVLAASADGMEDDARESTRLAIAETRRLVRLVEDLIEVSRFDAGTAVLRRETVDVVGVVRDCLRARGRLEQVELVAPPSMELALDPRRLDVIVANLVGNAMQHGAPPVRVGVEARDDELWIEVADHGPGLDPEVLPHVFDRFYKADTARGRAEGSGLGLAIARENARLHGGDVVASDGDGLGVGARFVLRMPARREDP; encoded by the coding sequence GTGATCCGGCGACTCGGACCGCGTGGTCTGCGGGCTCGTCTGGTGCTCGCCTTCGTACTGGTGACGGTGCTCGGAGCCGCGGCGGCGTCCTGGTCGAGCGCCGGATCGGCGAGCGCCGCGCTCCTCGACTCCACGGAACGGCGGCTCGTCGAGACCGTCACGAACCGGATCGAGGAGATCGCACCGCAGATCGGCTACCCCCCGGATCGGGAGGAGCTGGACCGGCTGCGCCTCGGCGTCGGCGCCGACGCCGTCGTCACCTATGCGGAGCTGACCGCCGCGAACGGCACCCGGCTCGGGTTGATCGACGACGCCTTCCGGGCCGCCGTGGGCGGTGGGAACCGCCTCGTCACCCGGCGGGTCGTCGTCGACGGCCGTCCGTGGCTGCTCATCGGAACTCCCGTCCTGACCACCGCGCCCGACGGCGGCCGCACGCCTTCCGGCGTCGAGGTCTACGCCGTGCACGATCTCGCCGACGTCCAGGAGCGGATCGACGGCCTGGCCTGGTCGGCCGTCGGCACGGCCGCGTGGGCGCTGCCGCCCGCGGTCCTGCTGGCGCTGCTGGCCTCGGCAGGCGTGCTGCGTCCGGTGCGTGAACTCCGCGACACCGCCGAGCGGCTGGCGGCCGGGGACCTCGGCGCCCGGTCGCCGCCGCAGGGCGCCGACGAGCTGGCCGAGCTGACCATGACGATCAACGCCATGGCCGCGGCGGTGGAGACGTCCATGACGGCGATGCGACGGATGCAGGCCGACGCACGGCGGTTCGCAGCCGACGTGTCGCATGAGCTGCGCACCCCGCTCAGCACGCTCACGGCGGTGCTGGAGGTGTTGGCCGCCTCGGCCGACGGGATGGAGGACGACGCCAGGGAGTCCACTCGGCTCGCGATCGCCGAGACCCGTCGCCTCGTTCGGCTCGTGGAGGACCTGATCGAGGTGTCCCGCTTCGACGCCGGCACCGCCGTGCTGCGCCGGGAGACGGTCGACGTCGTCGGTGTGGTGCGTGACTGCCTGCGGGCCCGCGGCAGGCTGGAGCAGGTGGAGCTGGTGGCACCGCCGAGCATGGAGCTGGCCTTGGACCCGCGTCGGCTGGACGTGATCGTGGCGAACCTCGTGGGCAACGCGATGCAGCACGGGGCGCCGCCGGTGCGCGTCGGGGTCGAGGCCCGCGACGACGAGCTGTGGATCGAGGTGGCCGACCACGGCCCCGGACTGGACCCGGAGGTGCTACCTCACGTGTTCGACCGCTTCTACAAGGCCGACACCGCTCGCGGCCGCGCCGAGGGCAGCGGCCTCGGACTGGCGATCGCGCGGGAGAACGCCCGGCTGCACGGCGGCGACGTCGTCGCGTCGGACGGCGACGGTCTCGGCGTCGGGGCTCGTTTCGTGCTGCGGATGCCCGCTCGGCGGGAGGACCCGTGA
- a CDS encoding M1 family metallopeptidase, with translation MRREQSSEGVDVAQRRSGRARRRRGGRLVAAAMSAGVVVAAGAGDAVAGSPFVDAPGGAVSAADRAFDVAEYDVTMSYHPDSATLEGVTTISATADEALGRVALDLSGLTVRSVTVDSRVASFTQTDSADLVVVPATSIEAGDRFQVRVEYDGTPGAGWLPTVSGGATAFMGRSSAWFPAVEEAFDKASFRLTATVPTGWSVVSVGREGPVREGPDTTTFHWSEPAVDPAHLAVTVDRLTIDRTELADGTPVVTAYAPGLEAATRPLAARLPEILDFLAELFGPYPFDAAGNVFVHVNDDGPATAPQTRPVYLGAGNERFMNLEAVVHEQAHQWYGVSTAHRTSADLCLSECLAVYTTWLWDEAKDGADLDARHRDHIEANRDDDAFWAPLYRPGVGAGMNVYQKGPSAVHALRRQIGDEAFFAVLRRWPREHRGDHVEWPRFEAFVEEVAGRDLTAFFDDWFRGSTVPSEEHLGRGVAFR, from the coding sequence ATGAGACGTGAGCAGAGCAGCGAAGGAGTCGACGTCGCTCAACGGCGGTCCGGCCGGGCGCGTCGACGGCGGGGCGGGCGACTCGTGGCGGCGGCCATGTCGGCCGGGGTGGTCGTGGCGGCGGGCGCGGGCGACGCCGTCGCGGGCTCCCCGTTCGTCGACGCGCCGGGCGGGGCGGTCTCGGCCGCCGACAGGGCGTTCGACGTCGCCGAGTACGACGTGACGATGAGCTATCACCCGGACTCCGCGACGTTGGAAGGCGTCACGACGATCAGCGCGACGGCGGACGAGGCGCTGGGGCGCGTGGCGCTCGACCTGAGCGGCCTGACCGTGCGGTCGGTCACGGTCGACTCCCGAGTAGCGTCCTTCACGCAGACCGACTCGGCGGACCTGGTCGTCGTACCCGCCACGTCGATCGAGGCCGGAGATCGCTTCCAGGTCCGGGTCGAGTACGACGGAACGCCCGGCGCGGGCTGGCTGCCGACCGTCTCGGGCGGCGCCACCGCCTTCATGGGCAGATCCAGCGCCTGGTTCCCGGCCGTCGAGGAGGCCTTCGACAAGGCGTCCTTCCGGTTGACCGCCACCGTTCCCACCGGCTGGAGCGTCGTGTCGGTCGGGCGGGAGGGCCCGGTGCGGGAGGGGCCCGACACGACCACGTTCCACTGGTCCGAACCCGCCGTCGATCCCGCGCATCTCGCCGTGACCGTCGACCGCCTGACGATCGACCGCACGGAGCTGGCCGACGGGACGCCCGTGGTCACCGCCTACGCGCCTGGCCTCGAGGCGGCGACCAGGCCGCTGGCGGCGCGGCTGCCGGAGATCCTCGACTTCCTCGCCGAGCTGTTCGGCCCCTACCCCTTCGACGCCGCGGGCAACGTGTTCGTCCACGTGAACGACGACGGGCCCGCGACCGCGCCGCAGACCCGACCCGTGTATCTCGGCGCGGGCAACGAGCGGTTCATGAACCTCGAAGCCGTCGTCCATGAGCAGGCCCACCAGTGGTACGGGGTCTCGACGGCGCACCGGACGTCGGCGGACCTGTGCCTGTCGGAGTGTCTCGCCGTCTACACGACCTGGCTGTGGGACGAGGCGAAGGACGGGGCAGACCTCGACGCCCGGCACCGGGACCACATCGAGGCGAACCGGGACGACGACGCGTTCTGGGCACCGTTGTACCGCCCCGGCGTCGGCGCGGGGATGAACGTCTATCAGAAGGGGCCGTCGGCCGTGCACGCCCTGCGGCGTCAGATCGGCGACGAGGCGTTCTTCGCCGTGCTCCGACGGTGGCCTCGGGAGCATCGCGGCGACCACGTCGAGTGGCCGCGGTTCGAGGCGTTCGTCGAGGAGGTCGCGGGCCGCGATCTCACCGCGTTCTTCGACGACTGGTTCCGGGGCTCGACGGTGCCCTCGGAGGAGCATCTCGGGCGGGGCGTCGCGTTCCGATGA
- a CDS encoding response regulator transcription factor produces MPALLLIEDDPLVRRGLELALRRHGHDVDTASTGEDGLRRLHARPPDLVLLDLMLPGVDGFEVCRRVRAAGEIPVVMLTARGDDADVVVGLAAGADDYVVKPARPAVLDARIRAVLRRAPGPPDGVRVHGDLRIDTTALTVTSHGRPIALTPTELRLLLTLSRAPGRVFGRQRLLEEVWEHDYLGDSRLVDNCVQRLRAKIEDSPASPLYVQTVRGFGYRFGPV; encoded by the coding sequence GTGCCTGCCCTCCTGCTCATCGAAGACGATCCCCTCGTCCGACGCGGCCTGGAACTGGCCCTGCGCCGACACGGCCACGACGTCGACACCGCGAGCACCGGCGAGGACGGGCTGCGGCGGCTGCACGCCCGGCCGCCGGATCTCGTGCTGCTGGATCTCATGCTGCCGGGAGTCGACGGGTTCGAGGTGTGCCGCCGGGTTCGCGCGGCCGGGGAGATCCCGGTCGTCATGCTCACCGCGCGGGGGGACGACGCCGACGTCGTCGTCGGTCTGGCGGCCGGAGCGGACGACTACGTGGTCAAGCCGGCGCGGCCGGCCGTGCTCGACGCGCGGATTCGGGCCGTGCTGCGCCGGGCGCCCGGCCCGCCCGACGGCGTGCGGGTGCACGGCGATCTGCGCATCGACACCACGGCGCTGACGGTGACGTCGCACGGCAGGCCGATCGCGTTGACCCCGACCGAGTTACGGCTGCTGCTGACCCTGTCGCGGGCGCCAGGGCGGGTGTTCGGCAGGCAGCGGCTGTTGGAGGAGGTGTGGGAGCACGACTATCTCGGCGACTCCCGCCTCGTCGACAACTGCGTACAGCGGCTGCGAGCCAAGATCGAGGACAGCCCGGCCTCCCCGCTGTACGTCCAGACCGTCCGAGGATTCGGCTATCGATTCGGACCGGTGTGA